The sequence below is a genomic window from Nocardia fluminea.
CCTCTATCGCGACAACGCCTTCACCGCCCTTTTCATCACCCATTCGGTATCCGAGGCCGTGTTCCTCGCCTCGCGGGTGGTGGTGATGTCGGCCAGGCCGGGCCGCATCCACGAGGTGATCGACGTCGGCCTGCCCTACCCGCGGGAACGCGAACTCCGCTTCGAACCCGCGTTCACCCAACTCGTCTCGCGCATCTCGCGCTCGTTGAAAGAGGCTGCCTGATGGTGAGTGTCGCGGCCCGAGTGCCCGCCGCAGCGAAACTTCGGGTGCCGACGGCGCCACTGCGCAAGTTCGGCGGTGCCCTGATCGCGCCCCTTGTTTCGGTCACCTTGGCACTGGCCGCCTGGTACGCGGTGTCGATGCTGATCCTCAGCGAGGGCCGCCGGTTCCTGTTGCCGCCGCCGCACGTGGTGTTCGGCGAATCCCTCGCCGACCCGAAGAAGCTCGAGGTGATGCTCGAGGCGCTGGCCGTCACCGCCAGGGTCGCGATCACCGGCCTGCTGATCTCGGCGGTGCTCGGGGTGGCGATCGCGGTGCTGATGAGCCAGGCCAAACCGATCGAGAGCGTCGTCTACCCGTACGCGGTTGTCCTCCAGGCGATCCCGGTGCTGGCGGTGGTCCCGCTCATCGGCTTGTGGCTGGGCTACGGCTTCGCCGCTCGCACCACCGTGTGCGTGCTCATCGCGATCCACCCGATCATCGCGATGACCCTGTTCGGCATCAAATCCGTCGACGGCAATCTGCAAGAGCTGTTCACCCTCGGCCGGGCGGGCCGCCTGCGCCGCCTCTGGTCGCTGCAACTGCCCGCCGCGCTGCCCTCGACACTGACCGGATTGCGCACCGCCGCAGGGCTTTCGGTGACCGGCGCCATCATCGGCGACATGTTCTTCGCGCAGGGCAAACCCGGCATCGGCACCCTGCTCGACACCTACCGCGCCCGCCTGCAATCCGAGGACCTGATCGGTGCGCTGCTGCTGGCCGCCCTGTTCGGCGTGCTCGTGTTCACCGTGTTCACCGTCATCCAGAAGGTCAGCGTCGGCCGCTGGCACAACTCCG
It includes:
- a CDS encoding ABC transporter permease, with product MVSVAARVPAAAKLRVPTAPLRKFGGALIAPLVSVTLALAAWYAVSMLILSEGRRFLLPPPHVVFGESLADPKKLEVMLEALAVTARVAITGLLISAVLGVAIAVLMSQAKPIESVVYPYAVVLQAIPVLAVVPLIGLWLGYGFAARTTVCVLIAIHPIIAMTLFGIKSVDGNLQELFTLGRAGRLRRLWSLQLPAALPSTLTGLRTAAGLSVTGAIIGDMFFAQGKPGIGTLLDTYRARLQSEDLIGALLLAALFGVLVFTVFTVIQKVSVGRWHNSAQ